TGGACCTCGATCTAAAAACTAGCAAAAACTACTGTTTTTTCGCGCTTTTTCGAGCCTGAGTCTGCTTTCGCGTCCATGTCTCGTCATGAACGAGTTTTTGTAACTGTCGCACACGCAAATCGCTCGCAGCCTTGTCATAAAGCGTGCTGTGGGTAAACGCGGTCTCGACGTTGTGCTTCTTATGATCTAGCTTCTCGACGGCAAAGCCTTGGCTAGAAAGAGTGAGTAGACTGGCTAAAAATAGAAAACGCATAGAGGGCTCCCCCTGGAAGTTTCCTCTATGCGCCAGTCCTTAACTCTTCGGAACTTTCAGAAAATATTCCATTATTTCCTGAAATACTCGTTATAATAGATAGTTATGCGACAATATTTGATCCATCAGGATCTGTGTTATCTTGGACGAACTTTAGGAGTAAGTCCTCATTTTCTTTATCAATTTGAACGATTCGGATCGCAATCCCTGACTCATGGCCTGATTCCGTGGGATGAACCACCCTCGCCATCTTTCCGTTGAAGAAGATCGATTGGGAATCACCCAAATCCATCCAAACTTCCATGATAGAGGACTGGTTGAAGGGGAAGCGACCAGGGCTGTCAAATTCCAAGAAAAACCCTGTGTTAGAAACATTTCTGGTGGTCAGCTCGTACTTGACTTC
This region of Pseudobacteriovorax antillogorgiicola genomic DNA includes:
- a CDS encoding PilZ domain-containing protein, with the translated sequence MSTSLRENRKVQRILLEEPLRVILCSIGAEVKYELTTRNVSNTGFFLEFDSPGRFPFNQSSIMEVWMDLGDSQSIFFNGKMARVVHPTESGHESGIAIRIVQIDKENEDLLLKFVQDNTDPDGSNIVA